The Osmerus eperlanus chromosome 7, fOsmEpe2.1, whole genome shotgun sequence genome includes a region encoding these proteins:
- the LOC134023993 gene encoding hemicentin-1-like isoform X2 has protein sequence MKTVFLFCAFLSALGLVPLEGKILFVKQGVSTKINCGVKINNQNVEWTHGDSESLIVRINGRSGKQTKGNFPSIQVKRSGEYLDIQSADGGHAGLYTCKVDNTEHRHRLYIVTASVSPSNDILLGTAASLHCQVTGEPKPKVEWLRPGGELAESSGQVQLSDVTLEDAGDWTCRISKDEEIHQEIVNIRVQSSKPTVPPSGPRDVTVTQCLNCSAVLQPEGGEVGVPGKGGLSLWGLSLWVWIAVGAGGLVLILLVVLVVLMQRRNRRMKRRGRKLRTVRQPLKPNEYCHCTKAVGPPPKGRPRQKPSPVAKQQH, from the exons ATGAAGACCGTGTTTTTATTTTGTG CCTTCCTTTCAGCTCTCGGTCTAGTTCCATTAGAAGGGAAAATTTTGTTTGTGAAACAAGGAGTGTCCACCAAAATCAACTGTGGGGTCAAAATCAATAACCAGAATGTAGAGTGGACACATGGTGACTCGGAATCTTTGATTGTACGGATCAATGGGAGATCTGGAAAACAGACTAAAG GCAATTTCCCCAGCATCCAGGTAAAGCGTTCGGGAGAATACCTGGACATCCAGAGTGCAGACGGTGGACATGCGGGGCTGTACACTTGCAAGGtggacaacacagagcacaggcacAGACTCTACATAGTTACAG CCTCAGTGTCCCCTTCCAATGATATCCTGCTGggcactgctgcctctctccactGCCAGGTGACTGGGGAGCCCAAGCCCAAGGTGGAGTGGCTGCGTCCGGGCGGTGAGCTCGCAGAGTCCTCTGGGCAGGTCCAGCTCAGCGATGTGACCCTGGAGGATGCTGGGGACTGGACCTGTCGGATCTCTAAGGATGAGGAGATCCATCAAGAGATCGTGAACATTCGTGTGCAAA GTTCCAAACCCACAGTCCCACCCTCTGGACCAAGAGATGTCACAGTGACTCAATGCCTCAACT GTAGCGCTGTCCTCCAGCctgaaggaggggaggtgggtgtACCCGGCAAGGGGGGACTGTCTCTGTGGGGGTTGAGCCTGTGGGTGTGGATAGCAGTGGGGGCCGGAGGCCTGGTGCTGATCCtgctggtggtgttggtggtccTCATGCAGCGCAGAAACAGAAGGATGAAG AGGAGAGGCCGCAAGCTGAGAACCGTCAGACAACCTTTGAAGCCCAATGAATACTGCCACTGCACCAA GGCTGTGGGTCCCCCTCCAAAAGGAAGACCCAGACAGAAGCCATCTCCTGTTGCCAAGCAACAGCACTAA
- the LOC134023993 gene encoding hemicentin-1-like isoform X1 — protein sequence MKTVFLFCAFLSALGLVPLEGKILFVKQGVSTKINCGVKINNQNVEWTHGDSESLIVRINGRSGKQTKGNFPSIQVKRSGEYLDIQSADGGHAGLYTCKVDNTEHRHRLYIVTASVSPSNDILLGTAASLHCQVTGEPKPKVEWLRPGGELAESSGQVQLSDVTLEDAGDWTCRISKDEEIHQEIVNIRVQSSKPTVPPSGPRDVTVTQCLNCSAVLQPEGGEVGVPGKGGLSLWGLSLWVWIAVGAGGLVLILLVVLVVLMQRRNRRMKRRGRKLRTVRQPLKPNEYCHCTNRAVGPPPKGRPRQKPSPVAKQQH from the exons ATGAAGACCGTGTTTTTATTTTGTG CCTTCCTTTCAGCTCTCGGTCTAGTTCCATTAGAAGGGAAAATTTTGTTTGTGAAACAAGGAGTGTCCACCAAAATCAACTGTGGGGTCAAAATCAATAACCAGAATGTAGAGTGGACACATGGTGACTCGGAATCTTTGATTGTACGGATCAATGGGAGATCTGGAAAACAGACTAAAG GCAATTTCCCCAGCATCCAGGTAAAGCGTTCGGGAGAATACCTGGACATCCAGAGTGCAGACGGTGGACATGCGGGGCTGTACACTTGCAAGGtggacaacacagagcacaggcacAGACTCTACATAGTTACAG CCTCAGTGTCCCCTTCCAATGATATCCTGCTGggcactgctgcctctctccactGCCAGGTGACTGGGGAGCCCAAGCCCAAGGTGGAGTGGCTGCGTCCGGGCGGTGAGCTCGCAGAGTCCTCTGGGCAGGTCCAGCTCAGCGATGTGACCCTGGAGGATGCTGGGGACTGGACCTGTCGGATCTCTAAGGATGAGGAGATCCATCAAGAGATCGTGAACATTCGTGTGCAAA GTTCCAAACCCACAGTCCCACCCTCTGGACCAAGAGATGTCACAGTGACTCAATGCCTCAACT GTAGCGCTGTCCTCCAGCctgaaggaggggaggtgggtgtACCCGGCAAGGGGGGACTGTCTCTGTGGGGGTTGAGCCTGTGGGTGTGGATAGCAGTGGGGGCCGGAGGCCTGGTGCTGATCCtgctggtggtgttggtggtccTCATGCAGCGCAGAAACAGAAGGATGAAG AGGAGAGGCCGCAAGCTGAGAACCGTCAGACAACCTTTGAAGCCCAATGAATACTGCCACTGCACCAA cAGGGCTGTGGGTCCCCCTCCAAAAGGAAGACCCAGACAGAAGCCATCTCCTGTTGCCAAGCAACAGCACTAA
- the LOC134023992 gene encoding T-cell surface glycoprotein CD4-like, with amino-acid sequence MKDFWGRLSMLIVLFISTTGAVDAVNVVAYGQVGGQITLRTESESDLYVDWYSDGQEVISKNIYGVEKKSDKWKGRVSLSKNSLIISQLRSEDFNKSFNCELRMGNTLRSSTTYSLRTMSVQPPPSSLLAGETLSLRCDLQGPDKRQVKWLGPQKRDLSKDNRVQVPNGISLTVSNVSGKDHGQWLCEVTSDNQQYVANAWVVVVDLSPAPKQPIYTSTSSLSPLIPCSIPFNVSMLKEKGIKGAYWSFTPGRASGLPSGEPKKLLALGPPPTWESLLKSDKKLPVLQPPQKNNFDFSLQWSGVTEGDRGEYTCALEFKGDKTLKRVIHLEVLQVISSRGPQLLIGQDVNLTCSLGRPMAADLSVKWIRPTQRGSQTSSRSQSPALNSTHLTIQEVGSGDRGRWKCELWRKEEKLTTAEITLKIERAPMDVWLLVTICAATVIFILLLILTVILFRRRQQRGTMPRRRKHKFCRCKEPKPKGFYRT; translated from the exons ATGAAGGATTTTTGGGGCCGTCTTTCCATGCTCATAGTTTTGTTCATCTCAACAACAG GGGCTGTGGATGCAGTGAACGTTGTGGCGTATGGTCAGGTGGGAGGACAGATCACTCTCAGGACAGAGTCTGAAAGCGATTTATACGTGGACTGGTACTCAGACGGACAAGAAGTAATATCTAAAAACATTTATGGTGTTGAGAAAAAAA GTGACAAGTGGAAAGGCCGTGTGTCGCTGTCTAAAAACTCCCTGATCATCTCACAACTCAGATCGGAGGACTTCAACAAATCATTCAACTGTGAACTGAGGATGGGGAACACGCTCAGATCCTCAACCACATACTCTCTCCGCACCA tgaGTGTGCAGCCGCCCCCCTCGTCCCTTTTGGCTGGGGAGACCCTCTCTCTACGCTGTGATCTGCAGGGTCCTGACAAGCGGCAAGTGAAATGGCTGGGTCCCCAGAAAAGAGACCTGTCAAAGGACAACAGGGTCCAGGTACCCAATGGGATCAGTCTGACTGTGAGCAACGTCAGTGGAAAGGACCATGGGCAGTGGCTCTGTGAGGTCACATCTGACAACCAGCAGTACGTTGCTAACGCCTGGGTAGTGGTGGTGG ATCTCTCCCCTGCACCAAAACAGCCTATCTacacctctacctcctccctctcacccctcatccCCTGCTCAATCCCGTTTAACGTGTCCATGCTTAAGGAGAAAGGCATCAAGGGAGCCTACTGGAGTTTCACCCCGGGCCGAGCCTCAGGCCTCCCCTCAGGGGAGCCGAAGAAGCTCCTTGCCCTGGGGCCCCCTCCAACCTGGGAGTCTCTCCTGAAGAGTGATAAAAAACTCCCAGTACTCCAACCTCCGCAGAAGAACAACTTCGACTTCTCCCTCCAGTGGAGCGGGGTGACCGAGGGCGACAGGGGCGAGTACACCTGTGCTCTGGAATTCAAAGGCGACAAAACACTGAAGAGGGTGATACATTTGGAGGTCCTGCAAG TTATATCCTCTCGTGGACCACAGCTTCTGATTGGTCAGGATGTTAACCTCACTTGCAGCCTGGGCCGTCCCATGGCCGCTGATCTGAGCGTCAAGTGGATCCGTCCGACGCAAAGAGGAAGCCAAACCTCCTCGCGTTCTCAGAGCCCCGCCCTCAACTCCACCCACCTCACCATCCAGGAAGTGGGCAGTGGCGACCGCGGCAGATGGAAATGCGAGctgtggaggaaggaggagaagctgaCGACAGCAGAGATCACACTGAAGATCG AGCGAGCCCCCATGGACGTGTGGCTGCTGGTGACGATCTGTGCTGCCACtgtcatcttcatcctcctcctcatcctcaccgtCATCCTGTTTCGGCGGCGGCAACAG CGAGGGACGATGCCAAGGCGAAGGAAGCACAAATTCTGCCGCTGCAAAGA GCCGAAGCCCAAGGGATTCTACAGGACCTAG